The proteins below are encoded in one region of Helianthus annuus cultivar XRQ/B chromosome 2, HanXRQr2.0-SUNRISE, whole genome shotgun sequence:
- the LOC110895044 gene encoding protein GOS9 produces the protein MVSIVYLIHINANNRIEVGPWGGSGGANPWSIIPDGGRITRINIRSGAVVDAISFGYRQRGSSYNTDNFGGHNGRPYTIDIADNEEIIKISGKVGTFENKTLITQLTLMTNKHTYGPYGTNGGTDFSFPIAKGKVIGFFGRYGAYLDAIGVVLSP, from the exons ATGGTTTCAATTGTGTATCTCATTCACATCAAC GCTAACAACCGCATAGAGGTTGGACCATGGGGCGGTAGTGGTGGAGCAAATCCTTGGTCAATCATACCAGATGGTGGTAGGATTACTCGGATAAACATCCGCAGTGGAGCTGTTGTTGATGCCATCTCCTTTGGCTATAGGCAACGCGGTTCCAGCTACAACACTGATAATTTTGGTGGTCATAATGGCAGACCTTATACG ATTGACATTGCCGACAACGAGGAGATCATAAAGATTAGCGGAAAAGTGGGAACTTTTGAGAACAAAACCCTAATTACACAATTGACTTTAATGACCAACAAGCACACATATGGACCATATGGCACGAATGGAGGGACTGATTTCTCTTTTCCTATAGCTAAAGGTAAGGTTATTGGATTCTTCGGAAGATATGGTGCCTACCTCGACGCTATAGGTGTCGTACTTAGCCCTTAG